Below is a window of Streptomyces sp. NBC_00223 DNA.
CCTCACCCGCACCACCGCCCCCCACGGCCTCGCGGCGGCGGTCTTCGTCCTCAACACCGTCATCGTCGTCGCCTTCCAGGTACGGCTTTCCCGGTACGGCCGCACCCCGCTCGTCGCGGCCCACTCGATGCGGCGGGTGTCGGTGTGGTTCCTGATCTCCGGCGCGGCCGCCGCGCTCGCCGTCCTGCACGCCCGCTGGGCCGCCACCGCCGCCGTACTGGCCGCGGCCGTCGCCCTCACCGTCGTCGAGATGATCCAGTCCGCCGTCTCGTGGGAGCTGTCCGTCGCGCTCGCCCCCGCCCACGCCCAGGGCAGCTACGTCGGTGTGCACGGCCTGGCCCAGTCCACGGCGAGCTGCCTCGGCCCGCTGCTCATGACCTCCGTCGTCATCGCGGCCGGCCCGGTCGGCTGGCTCGCCCTCGGCGCCGCACTCGCCGCGGCCGCCCTCCTCCAGCGGCGCCTGGTGCTCCGCCGCCTCGACCGGATGGCCGCGGCGGCCGCGGAAGACCCATTGTCAGTGGCTCCCGTTACGGTGAGTGAGCAATAGGGACCACGGAATCACCGTCGGTCCAGAAGGGGGCCGCGCGCGGTCCCGAACCGAGGGGGAAGCCATGAACCGACGGGGCGGCACGCCGCACAACGAGAGCGACAGCGAGAACGAGGGCGGGATCGAGACCAGGACCGGGACCGGAACCGCGACGGATGAATGCGCCGGTCGCCGGGAGACAGACCGCGGGCGCGGCGCCGGGCGGGAGCAGCGCCGAGGGGGCGCGGGCCCGCGCGGCAGCCGGGACAAGCGCCGTACCGGACCACCGGGCCGCACCCGCCACCGGCGCGCCCTGCGCAGAGAAGCCCCCGTCGTCGTCGCCGTACTCCTGGACGAGCGGGACTTCACCGCCATGACGGGTTATCCGAGCTTCCCCTTCGAGGACTACGGGAGCTATCTCCACCACCTCGACGGACTGCTGCGCAGCCTGGACGCGCAGGGCACCCACCTCGCGGTGACCCTCTTCGACCCCGACGCCTACCGCGCCTACTGCCGGAGCACCCGGCAGCCACCGGACTCCCCGGCCACCCGGGTCCGCTACGTCGCCGAGGTCACCACCACAGGACCCGCCGTCCGCTACACCCGGCAGCCGCTCACCGCCCTGCGCACCGAGCTGGCCCGCGAGGCCGACCGCAGGGCCACCTGGGAACGGGCCACGGACCGGCTCACGGCCGCCGGCCCCTGCCCCGACTGCGGCCAGGACCTCGCGACCTGCGCGTTCGACCGTGCCTCGCACACCCTGCTGCGGCTGATCGAAGCCGTCGGCCCCGGCCACCACCATGTCGTGTGCAGCCTCCCGACCGACGAGGAGCCGCCCCTGCTCGCCGCCGTCCGCGTCGACGCGGACCCGGAAGGCGAGGTCCGTTTCACCGAGGCCGACGCCCTCGTCCTGTGCACGGTCATGGCCGCGAGCGAGGCCACCGATCGGGTGGGCGGCCTCGTCGTCCGCACCACGGACGCGGCCGGCGCCGAGACCGTACGGGGCTGGGAGCTGCGCGCGGGCGAACCGTACCCGCTCAGCGAGGCGCGGGTGTTCGACGCCTACTGCACCGATCCTGCGACGGGGGAGCCCGTACCGCCGGAACCCGGCGTCACCTACCGGGCCGGCCTGCCGCTGCCGCCCACCCTGCCGGAGGAGGGACCGGCCATGTGAGCGGATGGCTGCGAGCGGTCGGCGGGCGCCGCGCGGTTGTGTCCAGGTGCCCCCGGACCCGGACGTGGGCCCGGACGTGGGCCCGGACGTGGGCCCGGACGTGGGTCTCCGGGGGTCGAGGCCCCGGGAGCCAACGTCCGCGCGCCAGCGTGTCCGGGCGCGCCGCGCGCTACTCGCCGGAGAGGACCGCCTGTGCGGCCCGCCGCGCCTCCTCCGCGCTGTCGGTCGCCCGCGCGGCGGCCGCCGCGCGCTCGCACTGCGCCAGCGTGTACTTCGCCAACGTCGCCCGCACATAGGGAATCGACGCCGCACCCATCGAAAGGCTGGTGATCCCCAGACCGGTCAGCACACACGCGAGCAGCGGATCGGCCGCCGCCTCGCCGCACACACCGCAGCTCTTGCCCTCGGCCCTCGCCGCCTCGGTGGACATCGCCACCAGGTCGAGCAGCGCGGGCTGCCACGGGTCCTGGAACCGCGACACCGCCCCCACCTGCCGGTCGGCCGCGAAGGTGTACTGGGCGAGGTCGTTCGTGCCCAGCGAAAGGAACTCGACCTCCTGGAGGATCGACCGCGCCCGCAGCGCCGCCGCCGGGATCTCCACCATGGCGCCGAACTTCGCCACCAGCCCGGCCTCCCGGCACGCGTCCGCGAACGCCTTCGCGTCCTGCCGGTCCGCGACCATCGGCGCCATCACCTCAAGGAACACCGGCAGCCCCGCCGAGGCCGCCGCCAGCGCGCGCAGCTGTGTCCCCAGCACCTCGGGGTGGTCGAGCAGCGACCGCAGCCCGCGCACGCCCAGCGCCGGGTTCGGCTCGTCGCCCGAGGGCGTCAGGAAGTCCAGCGGCTTGTCCGCGCCCGCGTCCAGCACCCGTACGACGACCCGCCCCTCGGGGAACGCCTCGAGCACCTGCCGGTACGTCGCGATCTGCTTCTCCTCCGACGGCGCACGCGAGGAGTCGTCGAGGAACAGGAACTCGGTACGGAACAGCCCCACGCCCTCGGCGCCCGCCTCCAGCGCCGCGGGCACGTCCGCCGGACCGCCGACGTTCGCCAGCAGCGGCACCTTGTGGCCGTCCGAGGTCGCCCCCGGCCCGGAGGAAGCGGACAGCGCCGCCTTCCGCGCGGCCGCCGCCTCGGTCAGCGCCGCCCGCTTCTCCTCGCCCGGCTCGACGAACACCTCGCCCGTGCTGCCGTCCACCGCCACGACCGTGCCCTCGGCCAGCTCGACCGCTCCCGCGAGCGCCACCACGGCCGGCACCCCCAGCGCCCGCGCCAGGATCGCGCTGTGACTGGTCGGCCCGCCCTCCTCGGTGACAAAGCCCAGCACCAGCGCCGGATCGAGCAGCGCGGTGTCGGCCGGGGCCAGATCTCGGGCCACCAGGACATACGGCTCGTCGCTGTCCGGCACCCCTGGCATCGGCACGCCCAGCAGCCGCGCCACGATCCGGTTCCGTACGTCGTCCAGGTCCGCGACGCGTCCTGCCAGATACTCGCCCGCCTGGGCCAGCAACGCGCGGAAGGAGGCGAACGCGTCGTACACCGCGCGCTCGGCCGTACTGCCCACCGCGATCCGCCGCTCGACATCGGCCATCAGTTCGGGGTCCTGGGCCATCAGCGCCTGCGCGCCGAGGACGGCCTGGGCCTCGCCGCCGGCCAGATGACCCCGCGCGGTGAGGTCGGCCGCGACCGCCTCCACCGCCTGCCGGGCCCGTCCCTGCTCACGCGGAGCGTCCTCGGGCCGGATCTGCTTGGCGGGCGGCTCCAGTACCGCGGTCCCCATGTGCCGTACCTCGCCGATCGCCACACCGTGGCTGACGCCGACGCCCCGAAGCGTTGTCTGCATCTCACTACTTCCAGTCGAAGAGGGTGTCCCCGGCCGCGACCTCTTCCTCGCCCACCATGTCGCCGAGCGATTCGGCAGTCGCCTGCAACGCGATCACGGGGCAGACGGGCGACTTGCCCAACGCTTCCACCGACGCCGGATTCCAGCTGACGATCGCCTGCCCGCGAATGACGTTGTCTCCCTGGGATACCAGCAACTCAAAGCCTTCACCGTTGAGTTGCACGGTGTCGATACCCAAATGCGTCAGTACGCCGTGCCCCTCGTTGTCAACGACGACGAAAGCGTGAGGGTGCAGGGAGACGACGACACCGGCCACGGGAGCCACCGCCACGCCGGGTCCGAGGTGAGGAACGACGGCGACACCGGGCCCCACCAGAGCACCGGCGAACACAGGGTCGGGCACGGCGTCGAGCCCGATGGCCCGGCCGGCCAGGGGTGACGAAACGGTCGTCATGGGAAGCCTCCTCAGTGCGGAGTTCAGAGACGCCGTCACTGCCTGTCACCGGACGGCGAGCCGCGAGAGCAGCCTAAGTCATGTCAAGTACGGATTCCGCCCGAGCGGAACCTCTGCTTCCGGTTCCCACCCGCGACTCGATTTGCTCCGAGCGGTGCCACTCCAGTACGTTGGCACAACCGCCTCGACGAGTCCTGCGGAAACGTGTGTGCTCGTAAAGGGGTTGGTAATTCCGACCGGAAAGCATCTGCTAAAGTCGGAGACACAACGAAGGGAAAGCCCGGAGGGGCCGGTGAAACGGTCTTGATGGCAGCTTCCGTTCCTTGAGAACTCAACAGCGTGCCAAAAGTCAACGCCAGATATGTTGATACCCCGTCCCTGGTTTACTGGGGATGAGGTTCCTTTGAAGAAAAAACACAGCGAGGACGCTGAGCATCCGGGGATTATTCCTCCCCGTGGTGCCGCTCTTTCGTGTGTGACCGGGATATCCCGGAAGCATTCACGGAGAGTTTGATCCTGGCTCAGGACGAACGCTGGCGGCGTGCTTAACACATGCAAGTCGAACGGTGAAGCCTTTCGGGGTGGATCAGTGGCGAACGGGTGAGTAACACGTGGGCAATCTGCCCTGCACTCTGGGACAAGCCCTGGAAACGGGGTCTAATACCGGATATGACCTGCTCTCGCATGGGGGTGGGTGGAAAGCTTCGGCGGTGCAGGATGAGCCCGCGGCCTATCAGCTTGTTGGTGGGGTGATGGCCTACCAAGGCGACGACGGGTAGCCGGCCTGAGAGGGCGACCGGCCACACTGGGACTGAGACACGGCCCAGACTCCTACGGGAGGCAGCAGTGGGGAATATTGCACAATGGGCGGAAGCCTGATGCAGCGACGCCGCGTGAGGGATGACGGCCTTCGGGTTGTAAACCTCTTTCAGCAGGGAAGAAGCGCAAGTGACGGTACCTGCAGAAGAAGCACCGGCTAACTACGTGCCAGCAGCCGCGGTAATACGTAGGGTGCGAGCGTTGTCCGGAATTATTGGGCGTAAAGAGCTCGTAGGCGGCTTGTCGCGTCGGATGTGAAAGCCCGGGGCTTAACTCCGGGTCTGCATTCGATACGGGCAGGCTAGAGTTCGGTAGGGGAGATCGGAATTCCTGGTGTAGCGGTGAAATGCGCAGATATCAGGAGGAACACCGGTGGCGAAGGCGGATCTCTGGGCCGATACTGACGCTGAGGAGCGAAAGCGTGGGGAGCGAACAGGATTAGATACCCTGGTAGTCCACGCCGTAAACGTTGGGAACTAGGTGTGGGCGACATTCCACGTCGTCCGTGCCGCAGCTAACGCATTAAGTTCCCCGCCTGGGGAGTACGGCCGCAAGGCTAAAACTCAAAGGAATTGACGGGGGCCCGCACAAGCAGCGGAGCATGTGGCTTAATTCGACGCAACGCGAAGAACCTTACCAAGGCTTGACATACACCAGAAACATCCAGAGATGGGTGCCCCCTTGTGGCTGGTGTACAGGTGGTGCATGGCTGTCGTCAGCTCGTGTCGTGAGATGTTGGGTTAAGTCCCGCAACGAGCGCAACCCCTGTTCTGTGTTGCCAGCATGCCTTTCGGGGTGATGGGGACTCACAGGAGACCGCCGGGGTCAACTCGGAGGAAGGTGGGGACGACGTCAAGTCATCATGCCCCTTATGTCTTGGGCTGCACACGTGCTACAATGGCCGGTACAATGAGCTGCGATACCGTGAGGTGGAGCGAATCTCAAAAAGCCGGTCTCAGTTCGGATTGGGGTCTGCAACTCGACCCCATGAAGTCGGAGTTGCTAGTAATCGCAGATCAGCATTGCTGCGGTGAATACGTTCCCGGGCCTTGTACACACCGCCCGTCACGTCACGAAAGTCGGTAACACCCGAAGCCGGTGGCCCAACCCCTTGTGGGAGGGAGTCGTCGAAGGTGGGACTGGCGATTGGGACGAAGTCGTAACAAGGTAGCCGTACCGGAAGGTGCGGCTGGATCACCTCCTTTCTAAGGAGCATCTTGGCTGCCGCAGGGCAGTCCAGGGCCAGTTCATCGGCGAGTGTCCGGTGCTGGTTGCTCATGGGTGGAATGTTGACTATTCGGCACGGCTCTGTGGGGTCACTAGTACTGCTTCGGCGTGGAACGTGTATCGGACGGGGTCGGGTTGGGCGCGCTGTTGGGTTCTCAGGGAATGGTTTCGTGTTTCCTTGAGTGTTGGTTGTTTGAGAACTGCATAGTGGACGCGAGCATCTGTGGCCAAGTTTTTAAGGGCGCACGGTGGATGCCTTGGCACCAGGAACCGATGAAGGACGTGGGAGGCCACGATAGGCCCCGGGGAGCTGTCAACCGAGCTTTGATCCGGGGGTGTCCGAATGGGGAAACCCGGCAGTCGTCATGGGCTGTCACCCATGCCTGAACACATAGGGCATGTGGAGGGAACGCGGGGAAGTGAAACATCTCAGTACCCGCAGGAAGAGAAAACAACCGTGATTCCGGGAGTAGTGGCGAGCGAAACCGGATGAGGCCAAACCGTTTACGTGTGATACCCGGCAGGGGTTGCGTGGGCGGGGTTGTGGGATCGTACTTTCATTGTCTGCCGGCAGTGAGGCGAGTCAGAAACCGTATGGGTAGGCGAAGGACATGCGAAAGGTCCGGCGTAGAGGGTAAGACCCCCGTAGCTGAAATCTGTACGGCTTGCTTGTACGACACCCAAGTAGCACAGGGCCCGAGAAATCCTGTGTGAATCTGGCGGGACCACCCGTTAAGCCTAAATATTCCCTGGTGACCGATAGCGGATAGTACCGTGAGGGAATGGTGAAAAGTACCGCGGGAGCGGAGTGAAATAGTACCTGAAACCGTGTGCCTACAAGCCGTGGGAGCGTCGGATGTCGGGCTTTGCTCGATTGTCTCGTGACTGCGTGCCTTTTGAAGAATGAGCCTGCGAGTTTGCGGTGTGTTGCGAGGTTAACCCGTGTGGGGTAGCCGTAGCGAAAGCGAGTCCGAATAGGGCGGTTGAGTAGCACGCTCAAGACCCGAAGCGGAGTGATCTAGCCATGGGCAGGTTGAAGCGGCTGTAAGAGGTCGTGGAGGACCGAACCCACCAGGGTTGAAAACCTGGGGGATGACCTGTGGTTAG
It encodes the following:
- the ptsP gene encoding phosphoenolpyruvate--protein phosphotransferase, with protein sequence MQTTLRGVGVSHGVAIGEVRHMGTAVLEPPAKQIRPEDAPREQGRARQAVEAVAADLTARGHLAGGEAQAVLGAQALMAQDPELMADVERRIAVGSTAERAVYDAFASFRALLAQAGEYLAGRVADLDDVRNRIVARLLGVPMPGVPDSDEPYVLVARDLAPADTALLDPALVLGFVTEEGGPTSHSAILARALGVPAVVALAGAVELAEGTVVAVDGSTGEVFVEPGEEKRAALTEAAAARKAALSASSGPGATSDGHKVPLLANVGGPADVPAALEAGAEGVGLFRTEFLFLDDSSRAPSEEKQIATYRQVLEAFPEGRVVVRVLDAGADKPLDFLTPSGDEPNPALGVRGLRSLLDHPEVLGTQLRALAAASAGLPVFLEVMAPMVADRQDAKAFADACREAGLVAKFGAMVEIPAAALRARSILQEVEFLSLGTNDLAQYTFAADRQVGAVSRFQDPWQPALLDLVAMSTEAARAEGKSCGVCGEAAADPLLACVLTGLGITSLSMGAASIPYVRATLAKYTLAQCERAAAAARATDSAEEARRAAQAVLSGE
- a CDS encoding PTS sugar transporter subunit IIA, which codes for MTTVSSPLAGRAIGLDAVPDPVFAGALVGPGVAVVPHLGPGVAVAPVAGVVVSLHPHAFVVVDNEGHGVLTHLGIDTVQLNGEGFELLVSQGDNVIRGQAIVSWNPASVEALGKSPVCPVIALQATAESLGDMVGEEEVAAGDTLFDWK